The genomic DNA AGAAAAGCGAAAGCATCAAGAGCAGCGACGGCAGCAGCCATAGCAGGCGCTTTTGCCGGCGGGATTGCCGGAACTGCCCTGCTGCCGGTCGTAGGAACGCTTTTCGGCGGCATGGCGGGCGCTTACGGGGCCAGCTACCTGGCTGAGTATGTCCGGACAAACGACGCCGCGCAGGCCGGGCGGGTCGCTCGGCAGGTTATGCTGGGACAGCTTGCCGGCACCCTCTTTAAGTTGGCGGCAGGGGTGGTCATGGTCATTCTAGCCATCATAAATTTACCCTGGTAATTAGGGGCGAGGGAGGAGAGGCAAAATGACGGACAGACTGGTTATCCGACCGGCAACGGAAGGCGATCTTCCGGCCATCTTCGCCTTGTATGGCGAATTAGCGAAAGCGTATGAAAACAGCGAGGACAACGATGAAGCCTGGCGAGAGGCGTGGCAGGACAAGCGGCAGCATATCCTGGTCGCAGAACAAGACGGCGAGGTGGTGGGTACCTTGACTTGTGTCATTATTCCCAACCTTGGCCACGGGGGGCAGCCTTGGGCGGCAGTGACCAATGTGGTCGTGGCGGCGGCTCATCGCGGGCAAGGCATTGGTACGGCGCTTATGGCCGAGGCCACCCGCCTGGCCAAAGCGGCCAACTGTTACAAAATCGTTCTCTCCAGCAACCTGGTGCGGACCGAGGCACACGAGTTTTACCGACGCCTTGGCTGGCGGCAGACGCACATCGGATTTTCCCTGGAGTAAGCTGCTTACACGTGAAATAGCCCCCTTTATTGGGGGCTATTTCACGTTCGCGGAGCAGACGCTCATAACATCTCAATGAATTTTTGGGCTGCCAGCGGCAGCGGGATGTGGCGGTTGGATACTATTCCCCGGTAGCGGTAAGGGATGGGGGCTGCCACATCCAGGATAAAAATTTCGCCCCGCTCCACCTCGGTTGCGACGTATTCTTCAGCCACAAACGAAAGTCCCAAACCAATTTTGGTCAACTCAATCAACAGATCAACACTTCCCAACTCTACTTCGGGGGTGATGGTCACGCCGCCGGTCGCGAGCAATTCGTCAAAAAAATGCCGCGTTACCGTGTTTTTTTCCAGCATGAGAAGCGGGTAGCAGGCCAGGTCGGTGAGGGATAACGTTTGGCCGCGCAACCGCTCAAACGCCGGACCGGCAATAAACACATCCCGGATGGCGGTACGGCGGTGGACGGTAAAATTCTCCGGCAGACAGGCGGGCAGATTGACGGCAGCCAGATCGACGGCGCCTTTTTTTAATAATTCCAAGCAGACGGGAGATGTGCGGTTTATGATTTTCAGCTTAATATTAGGGTAGCGCTGAATAAATTGCCGCAGGTACGGCAGGAGATAATATTTACAGATAGTATCGCTGGCGCCGATTTTAATTTCGCCTTCCTGCAGGGAGCGGATTTGGCGGACGGCGCGCTCCCCGGTTTTAATAATGTGAAAGGCTTGTTCAATATGGGAAAATAACCGCTCGCCCTCCTGCGTGAGAGATACTTGCTTGGTCGTGCGGACGAATAGGCGGCACCCCAGGCTGGTTTCCAACTGTTTTACGGCCTGGCTGACGGCCGATTGAGAAATGTACAGATCGCTGGCTGCCTCGGAAAAGCTGAGATGCTTGGCTACATAATAAAAGACTTTGTAGAGTTCAAAATTGATGTTCATTAATTAACATCCTTTATAAATGATATTATTTATATTAATTATTATAATTAATAATAGCGTGTTATAATCTATATGTAAATTGTTTTTTTGTATTAAAGGGGGCGGCACAATTGACACAACCTGTGCGCAGAATTTATGTAGAGAAGAAGGCGGATTTTGCGGTTGAGGCGCAAAATTTATACACCGACCTTAAAGTGAATTTAGGAATTACCGGCCTGACGGGCGTGCGGGTGGTCAACCGCTATGACATGGCCGGGGTAAGCGAGGCTGAATATGTTCAGGCACGCACCACGATTTTTGCGGAACCGACGGTGGACGAAGTCTATGATGAAGAACTGCCGCTGGCAGCGGGTGACCGCGTCTTTGCTATAGAATATCTGCCCGGCCAATATGACCAGCGGGCTGATTCGGCGGCGCAATGCCTGCAAATTCTAACCCAGCGGGAGCGGCCGACGGTGCTTGCGGCCAAAGTTATTATTCTGCAGGGTGATTTATCGGACGATGATTTTGACCGCATCAAGCACTACTGCATCAATCCCATCGAGTGCCGCGAGGCGGCGCTGACCAAACCGGACTGTTTGGAGATGAGTGCGCCGCCGCCAGCTGACGTAACGGTTCTGACCGGGTTTACTACTATGGCTGCTGCGGAACTGGCGGCGCTTCACGCCAAACTCGGGCTGGCGATGAGTTTGGAAGATCTGTCGTTCTGCCAGGTCTATTTCCGGGATGAAGAACGGCGCGATCCTACCATAACGGAAATTCGGGTTATCGACACTTATTGGTCTGACCATTGCCGGCACACCACCTTTCTGACCAAAATCGAAGACGTGGTGATTGAAGAGGGGCGCTACAGCCGGCCGGTTGCTGACGCCTTTGCGGCTTATTGCCAGACGCGGGCCTATGTCTTCGGCGAGGCGGCAAAGGATATGTCCCTCATGGACATTGCCACAATCGGGATGAAGGAAATGAAAAAGCGTGGCTTGCTGGCTGATCTTGATGAGTCTGATGAAATCAACGCCTGCAGTATTGTTGTTAACGCCGAGGTAGACGGCCGGACGGAAGAATGGTTGGTCATGTTTAAAAATGAAACCCATAACCATCCGACGGAAATTGAACCTTTTGGCGGCGCGGCAACCTGCCTGGGCGGTGCGATCCGCGATCCGCTTTCCGGGCGGACTTATGTCTATCAGGCTATGCGCGTTACCGGCAGCGGCGACCCGCGTGCAAAAATTGAAAGCACGCTGCCCGGCAAACTGCCACAGCGGAAAATTACCATCGGCGCGGCGGCAGGGTACAGCTCCTATGGCAACCAGGTAGGGCTGGCCACTGGCCAGGTGGCGGAACTTTATGACGAGGGGTATATCGCCAAGCGGATGGAAATTGGCGCGGTCATTGCCGCCGCCCCGCGGCGCAATGTTGTACGGCAGCGGCCCCAGCCCGGCGATGTCGTGCTGCTGGTCGGGGGGCGAACAGGGCGGGACGGCTGCGGCGGCGCTACCGGCTCTTCCAAGGAGCATAACTTGGAATCTTTGGCGACGTGCGGTGCCGAGGTACAAAAAGGCAATCCGCCAACCGAGCGGAAGCTTCAGCGCTTGTTCCGCAATCCCGCCGTCAGCCGGCTGATAAAAAAATGCAACGACTTCGGGGCTGGCGGCGTTTCGGTTGCCATTGGCGAACTTACCGACGGCGTGCGGATCAATCTCGACGCCATCCCCAAAAAATATGAAGGTCTGGACGGCACTGAACTGGCTATTTCCGAATCGCAGGAGCGGATGGCCGTCGTTGTGGCCGGCGACCAGGCTGATAATTTCATTCGCTATGCCGCGGCCGAAAACCTTGAGGCCACGGTCGTAGCCGAAGTAACGGCAGAGCGGCGCATGCGCATGTTCTGGCGCGGCCGGGCGATTGTTGACCTCAGCCGCGACTTTCTCAATACCAACGGGGTGAAGCAGCGGGCAAGCGTCGTTGTCGCCGCTCCGCCGGCCGAAGCAAACTGGTTTGAAAAATTGCCGGACGGCGTCCGACCCGCGCTGCCCGATCTTAGGGCAGCCTGGTTGGCAAATCTTCAGGACCTCAACATCTGCAGTCAAAAGGGATTGGTCGAGCGCTTTGATAGTACCATTGGCGCCGGTACGGTGCTGATGCCGTTCGGCGGTAAGTACCAGGCGACACCGGCCGAAGGCATGGCGGCCAAGCTTCCCGTCCTTGACGGCGAGACGACAACAGCTACGTTGATGACTTTTGGTTTTCAGCCGCAGCTTGCTACCTGGAGTCCTTTTCACGGCGCCGTTTATGCTGTCGTGGAGGCGGTGGCCAAAAGTGTGGCCATGGGTGGCGACTACCGGACGATACGGCTGACTCTCCAAGAATATTTTGAGAAGCTGGGCAAGGATCCGCGCAAATGGGGCAAGCCGTTCAGCGCCCTGCTCGGCGCTTTCTATGCCGAAAAAGAGCTGGGCATCCCGGCGATTGGCGGCAAAGACAGCATGTCCGGCACTTTTATGGACCTTAATGTGCCGCCCACGCTCGTGGCTTTTGCCGTCAACGTGACTGACGCCGGTCGCATTGTGTCGCCTGAATTTAAAGAAGCGGGTAACTTGGTCGTATTTATTCCGGCGCCACGTGATGAGCAAGAATTGCCCCGTTTCGAAGTTTTGCGCCGTAATTTTGCCAAGGTGACGGAGCTTGTCCACGCTGGCCTTGTCCGGGCGGCCAGCACGGTGCGCTACGGCGGTTTAGCGGCGGCGCTGAGCAAAATGGCCTTCGGCAACCGCATTGGTTTTGTTGCCGCGGCCCAGCTGGCGCCGGAAGCATGGTTTAGCGCCGACTATGGCTCCTTTGTTCTCGAGCTGGACGGCAAGGCTGATCTAAGCATGCTGGCGGACGTAGATTATGTTGTCCTCGGCCATACCGCCGCCGCTCCGGTCATCCGCCTGGGTCAAACGGAAATTTCCCTGGACGAGGCCTATACCGCCTGGGAGCAGCCGCTGGAAACGGTCTTCCCCACCAAGGCGCCCGAGCCGCCCAAGCCCAGGGTGATTGTCTGCGAGCGGCGGAGCAGAAAAGGCAGCGTCCGCCTTGCCAAACCGCGCGTTTTCATCCCCGTGTTTCCCGGGACCAACTGCGAGTATGATTCGGCCCGGGCATTTACTAAGGCCGGCGGCTTGGTTGATATGATGGTTGTCCGCAATTTAACGCCGGCCCAGATCGAGGAGTCTATTGCCGAATTGGCTCGCCGCATCAGTCAGGCGCAAATTGTCATGTTGCCCGGCGGCTTTAGCGCCGGTGACGAGCCGGACGGTTCCGGCAAGTTCATTGCTACGCTGCTGCGCAATCCCAAGGTCAAAGACGCGGTCCACGATCTTCTTAAGCGGCGCGACGGCCTAATGCTGGGCATTTGCAACGGGTTTCAGGCACTGATTAAACTAGGGCTGGTGCCCTATGGCGAAATCCGCGACATTACGCCCGACAGTCCAACCCTTACCTTTAATGCGATCGGCCGCCATGTCTCCTGCATGGTACGCACCAAAGTGGTATCCACGTTGTCGCCGTGGTTTAACAACGCTAAGCTGGGAGACATTCACACCGTAGCCGTCTCGCACGGTGAAGGCCGGTTTGTTGCGCCGCCGGCGGTGCTGGACGAACTCATCGCCAACGGGCAGATTGCCACCCAGTATGTCGATTTAGACGGCAATCCCAGCAGCGATATCCGCTATAACCCCAATGGATCGCTGGAAGCGGTTGAGGGCATTACCAGCCCTGACGGGCGGGTGCTTGGCAAAATGGGTCATTCCGAGCGGGTCGGCCGCCATGTGGCCATCAATGTGCCGGGTGATAAAGACCAGGGAATTTTTGCCGCCGGCGTCCAATATTTCCTCTAATGGCGTTAATTTAGCCGTCGCGCATTTATTTGGTGCGGCGGCTCATTTTATTGGCATATATTTTATGTGCTGTTCACCTTGTCACTGGTGCGGCGCCAGCGTTACAATAGTAAGGAGAAACTTGCATAATCATGGTGGTTTTTTGATGAAATTTGAACTTGTTTTGGAACTGATGGGTGATATGGCGCTGCTGGCCATGGCCGCTAATTTTATCGGCCGCAATCGCTATATCGCCAGCTGTGCCGAACGGCCGACGACGCCACGTAGCTGGCTGACTTTGACCGTTATTTTTTCCGTTCTGTCCATCCTGGGTACTTACACCGGGGTTCCGGTGGAAGGCGCGCTGGCTAACACCCGCTTGGTCGGTACGCTTATGGGTGGCATCATGGGCGGACCGTGGGTGGGGCTTGGCATTGGCTTCATCAGCGGCCTGCACCGTTATCTGATTGGCGGGTTTACGGCGGAAATCTGCGGCGCCGCCACATTGCTGGGCGGGCTGATGGCCGGTATGGCGCGGCAGAAATACGGCCTGCACGGCATTAACTGGAAAAAAGCTGCCTTGCTTGCCTTGGCCGCCGAAGGACTGCAAAAGGGAATGGTGCTGCTTTTGGCCAAACCGTTTGAAGCGGCGTGGGCGTTGGAAAAGGCTATTGCGGTGCCGACCACGGTAGTGACCATGTTGGGGACGGTAGTTTTCATGCTGATTTTGAAGGACATCAAAACCGAGCAAGAACTGCATGGGGCGAAAGCGGCCCAGCTGTCACTGGAAATCGCCAGCCGGACGTTGCCCTTTTTACGGCACGGCCTGACCATGGAGTCGGCGCAAAAAACGGCGGAAATTATTTTTGCATTCACCGGTATGGATGCCGTTTCCATCAGCAACCGGGAGCAGGTGCTGGCCTTTGTTGGCAAAGGGGCTGACCACCACAAACCAGGCGAGCCGATTATGACCCAGTCAACCAAACAGACCCTTATCAGCGGGATGCTGCATATCGTGCACACTGCCCAGGAGCAGGGCTGTCCGGTGGCAGGGTGTCCTCTGCAATCGAGCGTCGTTGCCCCGCTGGTGGTCAATGGCGCCGTTATCGGTACGGTCAAACTCAACCGGACAGTGCCGAACGGCATTACCGAGGTTGACATTCGCATGGCCGAGGGTATCGCCCACCTCTTATCCGTG from Thermosinus carboxydivorans Nor1 includes the following:
- a CDS encoding LysR family transcriptional regulator — encoded protein: MNINFELYKVFYYVAKHLSFSEAASDLYISQSAVSQAVKQLETSLGCRLFVRTTKQVSLTQEGERLFSHIEQAFHIIKTGERAVRQIRSLQEGEIKIGASDTICKYYLLPYLRQFIQRYPNIKLKIINRTSPVCLELLKKGAVDLAAVNLPACLPENFTVHRRTAIRDVFIAGPAFERLRGQTLSLTDLACYPLLMLEKNTVTRHFFDELLATGGVTITPEVELGSVDLLIELTKIGLGLSFVAEEYVATEVERGEIFILDVAAPIPYRYRGIVSNRHIPLPLAAQKFIEML
- a CDS encoding DUF456 domain-containing protein, whose amino-acid sequence is MDWSAVLANLGFAVLLLAGLGLTLVGLPGNWLVMGLALIYGYWEGFQHFHAKLLLVLFGLVLAGEVAEFTAGAIGARKAKASRAATAAAIAGAFAGGIAGTALLPVVGTLFGGMAGAYGASYLAEYVRTNDAAQAGRVARQVMLGQLAGTLFKLAAGVVMVILAIINLPW
- a CDS encoding phosphoribosylformylglycinamidine synthase, which gives rise to MTQPVRRIYVEKKADFAVEAQNLYTDLKVNLGITGLTGVRVVNRYDMAGVSEAEYVQARTTIFAEPTVDEVYDEELPLAAGDRVFAIEYLPGQYDQRADSAAQCLQILTQRERPTVLAAKVIILQGDLSDDDFDRIKHYCINPIECREAALTKPDCLEMSAPPPADVTVLTGFTTMAAAELAALHAKLGLAMSLEDLSFCQVYFRDEERRDPTITEIRVIDTYWSDHCRHTTFLTKIEDVVIEEGRYSRPVADAFAAYCQTRAYVFGEAAKDMSLMDIATIGMKEMKKRGLLADLDESDEINACSIVVNAEVDGRTEEWLVMFKNETHNHPTEIEPFGGAATCLGGAIRDPLSGRTYVYQAMRVTGSGDPRAKIESTLPGKLPQRKITIGAAAGYSSYGNQVGLATGQVAELYDEGYIAKRMEIGAVIAAAPRRNVVRQRPQPGDVVLLVGGRTGRDGCGGATGSSKEHNLESLATCGAEVQKGNPPTERKLQRLFRNPAVSRLIKKCNDFGAGGVSVAIGELTDGVRINLDAIPKKYEGLDGTELAISESQERMAVVVAGDQADNFIRYAAAENLEATVVAEVTAERRMRMFWRGRAIVDLSRDFLNTNGVKQRASVVVAAPPAEANWFEKLPDGVRPALPDLRAAWLANLQDLNICSQKGLVERFDSTIGAGTVLMPFGGKYQATPAEGMAAKLPVLDGETTTATLMTFGFQPQLATWSPFHGAVYAVVEAVAKSVAMGGDYRTIRLTLQEYFEKLGKDPRKWGKPFSALLGAFYAEKELGIPAIGGKDSMSGTFMDLNVPPTLVAFAVNVTDAGRIVSPEFKEAGNLVVFIPAPRDEQELPRFEVLRRNFAKVTELVHAGLVRAASTVRYGGLAAALSKMAFGNRIGFVAAAQLAPEAWFSADYGSFVLELDGKADLSMLADVDYVVLGHTAAAPVIRLGQTEISLDEAYTAWEQPLETVFPTKAPEPPKPRVIVCERRSRKGSVRLAKPRVFIPVFPGTNCEYDSARAFTKAGGLVDMMVVRNLTPAQIEESIAELARRISQAQIVMLPGGFSAGDEPDGSGKFIATLLRNPKVKDAVHDLLKRRDGLMLGICNGFQALIKLGLVPYGEIRDITPDSPTLTFNAIGRHVSCMVRTKVVSTLSPWFNNAKLGDIHTVAVSHGEGRFVAPPAVLDELIANGQIATQYVDLDGNPSSDIRYNPNGSLEAVEGITSPDGRVLGKMGHSERVGRHVAINVPGDKDQGIFAAGVQYFL
- a CDS encoding LytS/YhcK type 5TM receptor domain-containing protein; this translates as MKFELVLELMGDMALLAMAANFIGRNRYIASCAERPTTPRSWLTLTVIFSVLSILGTYTGVPVEGALANTRLVGTLMGGIMGGPWVGLGIGFISGLHRYLIGGFTAEICGAATLLGGLMAGMARQKYGLHGINWKKAALLALAAEGLQKGMVLLLAKPFEAAWALEKAIAVPTTVVTMLGTVVFMLILKDIKTEQELHGAKAAQLSLEIASRTLPFLRHGLTMESAQKTAEIIFAFTGMDAVSISNREQVLAFVGKGADHHKPGEPIMTQSTKQTLISGMLHIVHTAQEQGCPVAGCPLQSSVVAPLVVNGAVIGTVKLNRTVPNGITEVDIRMAEGIAHLLSVQIELAEIDCQRKMREKAELKALQAQINPHFLFNTINIIMSFCRTNPDTARSLLGHLATMLRHSFADRQDFVTLKEEMEGIAAYLEIVKARFGSRLTVKTEIDPILLEAPIPLLTLQPLVENAVQHGLFPKLSHCVLTIAAGLRDGAMVIEVRDNGVGIPVEKLRTILAGQGQGIGIRNVYKRLTGIYGKEYGLAIESTLGQGTTVRIVIPYEGRDLAHAG
- a CDS encoding GNAT family N-acetyltransferase, with the translated sequence MTDRLVIRPATEGDLPAIFALYGELAKAYENSEDNDEAWREAWQDKRQHILVAEQDGEVVGTLTCVIIPNLGHGGQPWAAVTNVVVAAAHRGQGIGTALMAEATRLAKAANCYKIVLSSNLVRTEAHEFYRRLGWRQTHIGFSLE